Part of the Vagococcus teuberi genome, GACCTTAACGTTACTAACTGTTGTTTTTCCTTTTTCAACAGTTGTTGTATTATTAGTTGCAGGGGTAGAACTAGTATTGTTTTGACCGTTAATATAAGTGTAACCACCAACAACCAGTAATCCTCCTAGTGCACCAGCAGCTAAAGAAATACCAAATCGTTTAAAAACTGATTGTTTTTGAGTAGATTGATTATTATTTTTATGTACAGATTCTCTTTTTTGTTCTTCGTTTGGTGTGACGTCTTTTCTCATAGATGTCATCCTCCTTTTAGTTTATGTTTAACTTGAACTTATTATAAGATAAGATTGAGTCATTAGTCTAATTTTAATGACCATAATTGAACAATACTTGAAAATCTTAAGATATTTTTTTAAACTATGAAGAAATGATGAATTTAAGGAAAAAGTATGAAGTTGTGCATAAGTAGGAAGTTATCAACAAGACTTATGCACCACTAAGTGGATAAGTGGACAAAATGACCAAAATATTATTTTTCTTATGTGAGTAACAATGTGGATAAGTGTGGATAACTTTTTAGATGACTAAATGACAAGAATGGATGGTAAAAAATGAAAATAAAAATAATTACAGTAGGAAAACTAAAAGAGAAATATTTAAAACAAGGGATAGATGAATATAGTAAACGTTTGAGTAGATATTGCAAATTAGAGATGATTGAAGTGCCAGATGAAAAAGCGCCAGAAACGTTGAGTCAAGTGGAAATGGATCAGGTTAAAGAGAAGGAAGGACAACGCATTTTAAATAAAGTCAGTGATCAAGATTATGTTTTCGCTTTGGCCATTGAAGGAAAACAATTATCATCAGAAGAATTCGCTAATGAACTAGATAAATTAACAACACGTGGAAAAAGTCAATTTGTGTTTATTATAGGTGGTTCATTAGGGTTATCCACAGAAGTGATGCAACGAAGTAATGAAAAACTCTCTTTTGGTCGCTTGACTTATCCACATCAACTGATGAAATTAGTGTTGACTGAACAAATCTATCGAACTTTTCGAATTAATAATGGAGAACCGTATCATAAATGATGCGGTTTTTTCTTATTTTTGGTATTCTCTGATATCAAGGAGTAGAGTCGACGTATGGTGTAATAAATTTGTTTTCAATTATATATTATAACCATGAGCCCAACAGCCTATTAGGTTGTTGGGCTTTTTTGTGTACACAAAAATAGAAGGAGGAAAAGAAATGTTTGATAGACAAAATCAATATTACGTGACAAAAGGAGTTCAAGAAGCGGTACCTTATCAACTTCAATACTTTTGTTGGCAATTGATCTTACAACGGGCAAAAGAAAATGATCCAACAATGGATTACCTACAGATTATTGAATTCGATGTTGATACTGAACATGAACTATTAACGATTGTTCATCGCCAAGAAAAACCTGAGGTGAAACAGATATATCATCTTCACTTGTTTGAAGAATACCGCTCACTTAGTGTGAAAAAAATATGGGCGATTGATGATGGCCAAGCTCAAACCATGTTATTACCAGAGGAATATTAAGGAGGAAACAAGATGAAAGTAGAAACGCATACGATAAAGAATGAAGTCTTTTTGAGTGATGACAGACAAAATCGATACTTATTACAACGGACATGGGGATCAGAAAACCAAGCGATTGTCGCAGTGATTACCTTGAAGCCAGTTTCAGTGAGCGGGGTAGAAAATGACTTAACTACCATGTTGATTCAAAACCATGTGGTTGATATGGGGTATCAAGGCTATTTGGTAGCAAACCTTGTTTCAGGAATTGATTCTACAAAGAAACTATCTGAAACATTACTGGACAGGGAAACAGAAGATGAATTGTTGAAGGAAGTATTAAACAAAAAAGAGGTCCAACAAATCATCATAGGCTGTGGATCAGCAGTGACACATAAAGGATTTGCACAGGAACGGTTGAAAGAGATTCTATCCCTGCTGACTAAGACGAACCAACACAAAGTGGTGGCGATTGTGGATGACGACAATCGGCCTATTCATCCACTTGTCCCAAGTATCCGAAATCAACCATGGACATTGAAAAAAATTAAACTATAAGGAGAGAAAAAATGACTATATTACCAAGTAAACGTGTGTCAATTGTGAGTCTATCATTAGTGAAAGAATCGAGTCTGTTGTATGGTCCAAGACGTTGTCAAACATCAGATGATGCGTATGAATTGATTCGACCATTTATAGAAAATAAGGACAGAGAACATTTAGTGAGCATTGGTTTAAACAGTAAAAATGAACCAACGGTGGTTCATTTAGTTCATATTGGGACAGCGAATCAAAGCATTGCGGTACCTCGAGATATATTAAAGTCAGTTTTATTATCAAATGCCACTCGTTTGATGATTGGACACAATCATCCGAGCGGTGACCCGACACCCTCAGAAGCAGATGAACGTTTAACGGAAAAACTCTATAAAGCGAGTGAGTTATTGGGAATTGAATTACTCGACCATTTGATTATTGGAGATGAGTGTTACTACTCATTTCGTGAACATCAAAAGTTAGGTTGAATAGCCGTCATATATTGAAAGTGAAGAAAGGAGCAGAAAAAATGGATTGGAAAGAATGGTTTGAGCAGGAAACAGGGAAACAAACGAAGCAAGAGGAGTGGTCAGAAGAAACCGTTGAGTTGGGAAAAGACGAGCTATCGCCTGAGTTAATACCAACCGATTGTTTAGATAGATTATTAGAGACCCTAACGGTCTCTTTTTATGGTTATGGGGTAGAAGATGTCGTGTATGTGATGCCGCTAAAAGACTCATCTCAGCTGTTATATGGATTATTACACGGTCCTAAATTAGTATCGTCTATTGTAGTGGAGTGTGATAGGAATGATTAACTATCGACAAGTGATTATAGAGTGTTTAAAACAAGTCATCGCGACATTAACTGAAAAGGAGGACAGCAAATGAATCAATGGGTAAAGCTTTGTCTGACTGTAGGGACAACGATTATTTGTGAGGTGATTCGGTTAATCGATAGTAAAAGCTAATGGAATGACTGTCTGACAAATAGGGTGTCAATGTCAGTGATAATAGACTAGACAAGCGAACAGGCAATGGCCAAAGAAAACCGATAAACTAATACTAATTGATGGGAAGGAGGGTGACTTTATGTGACGAAAGAACTAAGTAGTTTGAATGAGGTGTACCAAACAATTGCGAAGGTTACGTCATTAGATGATGCGTTACGACTATATCAGGAGTTTAAAGGCTTGACTATCACATTTCCAACCAAACTGATTAGTGCAGATTATGTGAAACAGTATCTTAAAAAAG contains:
- a CDS encoding JAB domain-containing protein, with product MTILPSKRVSIVSLSLVKESSLLYGPRRCQTSDDAYELIRPFIENKDREHLVSIGLNSKNEPTVVHLVHIGTANQSIAVPRDILKSVLLSNATRLMIGHNHPSGDPTPSEADERLTEKLYKASELLGIELLDHLIIGDECYYSFREHQKLG
- the rlmH gene encoding 23S rRNA (pseudouridine(1915)-N(3))-methyltransferase RlmH, which codes for MKIKIITVGKLKEKYLKQGIDEYSKRLSRYCKLEMIEVPDEKAPETLSQVEMDQVKEKEGQRILNKVSDQDYVFALAIEGKQLSSEEFANELDKLTTRGKSQFVFIIGGSLGLSTEVMQRSNEKLSFGRLTYPHQLMKLVLTEQIYRTFRINNGEPYHK
- a CDS encoding DUF1643 domain-containing protein, which produces MKVETHTIKNEVFLSDDRQNRYLLQRTWGSENQAIVAVITLKPVSVSGVENDLTTMLIQNHVVDMGYQGYLVANLVSGIDSTKKLSETLLDRETEDELLKEVLNKKEVQQIIIGCGSAVTHKGFAQERLKEILSLLTKTNQHKVVAIVDDDNRPIHPLVPSIRNQPWTLKKIKL
- a CDS encoding DUF960 family protein, producing the protein MFDRQNQYYVTKGVQEAVPYQLQYFCWQLILQRAKENDPTMDYLQIIEFDVDTEHELLTIVHRQEKPEVKQIYHLHLFEEYRSLSVKKIWAIDDGQAQTMLLPEEY